One segment of Streptomyces sp. NBC_00576 DNA contains the following:
- a CDS encoding toll/interleukin-1 receptor domain-containing protein, whose product MRTRLSYQQRDERPASTLAAALRRVGADLVLDAWTTAPDDSPASRSMANPSADTDDAVVLLWSAAAGTAWGGALAESGLPSGLTGTGEARLVPVRLDDTPLPPSLGSLRHVRLAGGTYRMTDATAAMIVNIGSTAVPAPAVRGNISEHVLAISDFGRLGLFAACPQCGVSSDRLSPYTTVEHISDRALHLVICDVCDWQDACDI is encoded by the coding sequence ATGCGCACCCGACTTTCGTACCAGCAACGGGACGAGCGACCGGCTTCCACTCTGGCGGCCGCGCTGAGGCGTGTCGGGGCCGACCTCGTACTCGACGCGTGGACGACGGCCCCGGACGACTCCCCTGCGTCCCGCAGTATGGCGAACCCCTCCGCCGATACGGACGACGCCGTCGTCCTCCTGTGGTCGGCCGCCGCCGGAACCGCGTGGGGCGGGGCCCTGGCGGAATCCGGCCTGCCGAGCGGGCTCACCGGCACCGGCGAGGCCCGCCTCGTGCCCGTCCGCCTCGACGACACGCCGCTGCCGCCCTCCCTGGGCAGCCTGCGCCACGTACGCCTGGCGGGGGGCACGTACCGTATGACGGACGCGACGGCGGCCATGATCGTGAACATCGGTTCAACCGCCGTGCCAGCGCCGGCCGTTCGGGGCAACATCTCCGAACACGTCCTTGCCATCAGCGACTTCGGCCGCCTGGGCCTTTTCGCGGCCTGTCCGCAGTGCGGCGTGAGCAGTGACCGGCTGAGCCCGTACACGACCGTCGAGCACATCAGCGACCGGGCCCTGCACCTGGTCATCTGCGACGTGTGCGACTGGCAGGACGCCTGCGACATCTGA
- a CDS encoding outer membrane protein assembly factor BamB family protein has product MRLAGRLRHLTPLHRKTSDEPKARDTGGIVPKRNRCRRGNVRPREGIQLRTPGPLAATGRTGTVRWRVHVGSAVYSAPYVTDGTVYVTGRGLWVVDAADGSVRWTNADAGGMGSPTVAGDTVYAAGRGELFALDAADGRPRWRRRMWWSSHSQPLVANGLVHYVNAGRHLRTVDAATGRRRWRAKYQRRSGEMESAPVLADGILYAAAKDGIVWAFDPATGKVRWKEPIYDLSPATPLVQDSTLYVGGRSPSVRALDAATGAPRWHMMVSSRGSIWNTPAIFGNTLYVGCRDGRLWALNATTGAIRWHVTTDGPVGSSPVVADGTVYFGSDDGHLWAVSAENGRLRWKVKTGGPVESPVVTNGVVYVGSRDGYLYAIEASPAPGRPLP; this is encoded by the coding sequence GTGCGACTGGCAGGACGCCTGCGACATCTGACTCCGCTGCACCGGAAGACCTCTGACGAACCGAAAGCACGCGACACGGGGGGCATAGTGCCAAAGCGCAACCGGTGCCGACGGGGAAACGTGCGCCCACGCGAGGGGATCCAGCTCCGCACCCCGGGCCCACTGGCCGCAACCGGGCGAACCGGAACCGTGCGATGGCGGGTGCACGTCGGAAGCGCGGTGTACTCGGCGCCGTACGTCACCGACGGGACCGTCTATGTCACCGGCCGGGGCCTGTGGGTCGTGGACGCGGCCGACGGATCCGTCCGGTGGACCAACGCCGACGCCGGAGGCATGGGTTCTCCCACCGTGGCCGGGGACACCGTCTATGCCGCTGGCCGGGGCGAGTTGTTCGCCCTCGACGCCGCCGACGGCCGGCCCCGCTGGCGCAGGCGGATGTGGTGGAGCTCCCACAGCCAGCCCCTCGTCGCCAACGGGCTGGTCCACTACGTCAACGCCGGCCGGCACCTGCGGACCGTGGACGCGGCGACCGGGCGCCGCCGCTGGAGGGCGAAGTACCAGCGCAGGAGCGGGGAGATGGAGTCGGCGCCCGTGCTCGCCGACGGCATCCTCTACGCGGCCGCCAAGGACGGGATCGTCTGGGCGTTCGACCCGGCCACCGGCAAGGTTCGCTGGAAAGAGCCCATCTACGATCTGTCCCCTGCCACGCCACTGGTGCAGGACAGCACCCTGTACGTGGGAGGACGGAGCCCGTCCGTACGGGCGCTGGACGCCGCCACCGGTGCACCCCGCTGGCACATGATGGTCAGTTCCCGCGGCAGCATCTGGAACACACCCGCGATCTTCGGCAACACCCTGTACGTAGGCTGCCGGGACGGCCGGCTGTGGGCGCTGAACGCCACCACCGGCGCCATCAGGTGGCACGTCACCACGGACGGCCCCGTCGGCTCCTCCCCCGTGGTGGCGGACGGCACGGTGTACTTCGGCAGCGACGACGGCCACCTGTGGGCGGTCAGCGCGGAGAACGGCCGTTTGCGGTGGAAGGTGAAGACGGGCGGGCCGGTGGAGTCCCCGGTCGTGACGAACGGCGTGGTCTACGTCGGCAGCAGGGACGGATACCTGTACGCGATAGAGGCGAGCCCGGCCCCAGGTAGACCGTTGCCGTAG